In Mercenaria mercenaria strain notata chromosome 13, MADL_Memer_1, whole genome shotgun sequence, a single window of DNA contains:
- the LOC123530305 gene encoding uncharacterized protein LOC123530305, which produces MLEPAQIKLEPADIKQEPFPDSTTGNSPKKKAGRPKKLKQEKITDHVTVKKKRKVDRFKGMPEEEVITRLLPDHLAPNLDIVIVGINPGLYAAFVGHHYAGPGNHFWKCMYLSGLIPEPMTAMQDFKLLDYGIGFTNIVARTTRGSADLTRKEIKEGAQILTEKLLKYKPKIAVFNGKGIYEVFVGHKNFHFGKQPDLLPGTETAVYVMPSSSARCSQLPRAVDKVPFYEALKKFRDHLKGNLPDLKESEITFEDVVLKTAVKKEVKQEGEDQYPGEMGTMLPGTQIPGSMGDMSLTGDQQLAQFMSGSYQVIPHSVQSSSSQGMINQSSPVCISNAGTSPGVSSTLQTVQVKQEPVDSDCPSTSCQATTSQSETISIGQLEVYNQSQSTSQSDSHLNNFLNGLYGMVNQVAGSSQADSRYGVVNHALPGITTNGPVQFNDALRDIVRESTTDDIEPSTSLEVLEKPSTSQQSQGKTAKSSKPRKRKSKSIEESPAMSPPATFVPPHEQHYNHHSSSPPGNQQNSFQSFHPVPPFTSHMPHPNMPGPGYSNAYMSQMQGQYNPHMAYNYMQSQHSFTQMMNSGEHFMGMPSHGNTQNFPQQHISNGFQGQYPNIEGQQPNGFNPNMPIKQEKTDN; this is translated from the exons ATGTTGGAACCAGCCCAGATAAAACTGGAACCAGCTGATATAAAACAGGAACCATTTCCAGATAG CACAACAGGGAACTCTCCCAAGAAGAAAGCTGGACGGCCGAAGAAGTTGAAACAGGAGAAGATAACTGATCATGTGACTgtaaaaaagaagagaaaagtgGACAGGTTTAAAGGCATGCCGGAAGAAGAAGTGATCACaagactgttgccagatcatcTTGCTCCTAACCTTGACATTGTCATT GTTGGTATAAACCCAGGACTTTATGCAGCTTTTGTTGGACATCACTATGCAGGACCTGGAAATCATTTCT ggAAATGTATGTACCTGTCAGGTCTGATACCAGAGCCTATGACAGCCATGCAAGATTTCAAACTACTAGACTATGGTATAGGCTTTACAAACATTGTAGCGAGAACAACTAGAGGTAGTGCAGATCTCACAAG aaaagAGATCAAAGAAGGAGCCCAGATTTTGACAGAGAAATTACTCAAGTACAAGCCTAAAATAGCTGTCTTCAATGGGAAAG GTATATACGAAGTGTTTGTTGGTCATAAGAACTTCCACTTTGGGAAACAGCCAGATCTCTTGCCAGGCACAGAAACT gCTGTGTATGTGATGCCATCATCTAGTGCAAGATGCAGTCAGTTACCAAGAGCAGTTGATAAAGTACCATTCTATGAGGCTTTGAAAAAATTTAGGGACCATTTGAAAGGGAATCTACCAGATCTTAAAGAATCTGAAATAACATTTGAAGATGTGGTCCTAAAGACTGCTGTTAAGAAAGAAGTGAAACAGGAGGGTGAGGATCAGTATCCAGGGGAGATGGGAACCATGCTTCCAGGAACCCAGATCCCAGGTAGTATGGGAGATATGTCACTCACAGGGGACCAGCAGCTAGCTCAGTTTATGTCTGGTTCCTACCAAGTTATACCACATAGTGTTCAAAGCTCTAGTTCTCAGGGAATGATAAACCAGTCTAGTCCAGTGTGCATTTCTAATGCTGGTACCAGTCCTGGGGTATCTTCTACATTACAAACTGTACAAGTGAAACAGGAACCAGTTGATTCTGACTGTCCATCAACAAGTTGCCAGGCAACAACCAGTCAGTCAGAAACTATTTCCATTGGCCAGTTGGAAGTTTACAACCAATCACAAAGTACTTCACAAAGTGACAGtcatttaaataactttttgaatGGTTTGTATGGTATGGTTAACCAGGTTGCAGGTAGCAGCCAGGCTGATTCCAGATATGGTGTTGTAAATCATGCACTGCCAGGTATAACTACAAATGGACCAGTCCAATTCAATGATGCATTACGTGACATTGTTCGAGAAAGTACCACAGATGATATTGAACCTTCTACAAGTTTAGAAGTTTTAGAGAAACCTTCTACTAGTCAGCAATCTCAGGGAAAGACAGCAAAATCCAGCAAaccaagaaaaagaaaatcaaaatctATTGAGGAATCTCCTGCCATGTCTCCACCGGCCACTTTTGTCCCGCCCCATGAACAGCATTATAATCATCACTCTTCATCGCCTCCAGGAAATCAGCAGAATTCATTCCAGTCATTTCATCCGGTTCCCCCATTCACAAGTCACATGCCTCATCCAAACATGCCTGGACCGGGATACAGCAATGCCTACATGTCTCAAATGCAAGGGCAGTATAATCCACACATGGCATACAACTACATGCAATCTCAGCACAGCTTTACACAGATGATGAATAGTGGAGAACACTTTATGGGAATGCCTTCCCATGGAAATACACAAAATTTTCCACAGCAACATATCAGCAATGGATTTCAAGGCCAGTATCCAAACATTGAGGGGCAGCAGCCCAACGGGTTTAATCCTAACATGCCTATTAAGCAAGAAAAAACAGACAATTGA